TATTATCAAAACATTCAAATAAACAAATTCTTTGGCATTTTCATTCAATCTAATAAGGGAGACATGAGGTTTCGTAATTGAAAATAAACAACTAAAAACTAAGCAAATGCAAATGGGTTAGTTAGTAGACTCATATATCCACACATAGAAACCCTAATGACCTTAATTTAAgtcttaaaatttattttttattaatgtaataATGACAAATTTTAGCAATTATAAGATTTAATTATTGTATTTAGCTTAAATTTTCAAATAACTTATGATtattaataataatttaaaaagaaTTCATATTGAATTAATAATGAGATAGATATGATTTATATTTTTCATTATTAGGTTTGAAGATAATGGCTAAAATTGCTCTTAATACATAATACTACCAATTATAAAAATAGTTTATATAATTATATTATAATTCCTCGGGTTGGGTGGGTTGCTCGGGTTAGAAATATTTGTGCCCATATTTGTCCTAGTTTAACTCGGGTTTATTAAAATTGTGCCCGAGTTTGCCCAAACTTTTAAAATACATTGCCCCGCCCAACGTTCGGGTTGGGCATGGGTTGGGTGGGTTgacccaacccaagtcccacccctagtTTTATAGCTTCCTTGTCCCCTTGCTGCGGACTTGCATCCCACACCCAGAGCAAATTTCCTGATTCTCCGCAGCTTATAAAGCAAGTCCTAGACGCTGCCTAACAAACCCATACTCAGCCAGTGAACCACGGCTAACGACTGCTCTTTTCCTGGCCACTTTCTCGCTGCTATGTTAAGTCCAAATACAAcccaaactctgatttcttcttggCTTAACTCATAACACTTTGAAACCCTGTACTCACTCTCGTCAAAGACCCACGAGAGCCATTAGTTCCAACGGAAGAACACCACTTGTTTTGCTAACTTCACGGCTTGAAACTCTTGCCCAAAACTGAAGCAAACTGATACCCATTCTGCCGTGTTGCTCTCAACTTCTAAAACTCTTCTTAACCCTTGGAAAGAACCCCTCAGGGCCATGGCTACAGCAGCACAAGACCAAGGCGGAGCAGTTGGTGTCTTCACTGCTTTCTCGCTGCCAGACTGCACCCATTACCCTTGTAATCTCGAGCACAAACCATACACTCAAGCCACACTACTTGTAATACGGATCCTGTTCAGAGCCAGGTTCTATATCTTCTCCGATAATCAAAAAAATTCCACAGTAGACTTGAAGCAGTAAAACAAGCAGCTGAACCTGAGTTGCGAATACAGTCTCTCAGGCATTTCTACAAACAGCTTATGTACGTCAAGCAAATTGATAATGGCTGTATACTGAATGTATTCTGTAAGCCGCAGAAATCGTTCCTTCCCTGCAAATTGATGATTACAAGCACATTCAACACACACATTGACAATCATTCATCATATCAGAACTCAATGTCTCTTCTTTAATCTCTCTGTTGATCATCTATTTCAATGGCAGGAACATCAATTTCTCTCCCTCATTTCTTGATCAAACTCTGTCTAATACTCAAATTCGAGCAAAACCCATTTATCTTAATACTTCGCAGAGTAGTTATCCCTTCTTTGATCCCCTCTTTCATTCTGAATCTGAACAGCAACAGGGTTTACTTCTTCCCTGTTTCCTCGGTTTCAAACAATACCCAAAAGCTTTTCCAATCTTCACAAGACCCGTGTGCTTCTAGCCATAGCGAACCTGACCGGGCCAGAGTTTGCTGTCGTGAGAGACTTGGTGCAGCTGCAAAGAACTATTGAGTAGCACAGCAACGAAAGAAACATGAACTGATTCTAGTCTCGTCCCAGCTGTTAGGTTTATACAGTGAAGGTGGTAGCTCTGAGTACTGATTATCCGGTGCTCCAGAAAATCATGAATCTAGCTTCACTAACTTCACTATTTCGATGGATTAGAGGAGTGCATCCTTCTATGCTTCAACTGCGCCAATGCCTACGGTTCCCAAATAGCAAATCGAGCCTCTTTTGCCTTCTTTGTTAtcacatgactccaaagtacctacaaaatgcaaaagaaacgtgatatacaaaaatacaagaaaaatagtaaagaaaaatataaaaattggcattcaaaagatgtattttagGCTCCTATCACTGGTATGGGAGGAATTGGCAAGACCACACTTGCTCAATTGGCATAATGCTACTGCTGATCATTTTCAAATCAAAATGTCCCGAAAATCGAACGAGAGGGAGATTTTTGGAGACCTTTTGGAACCCGATGTAGACCGCCTATCAAGCTTGAATGTCACTAAACATCGCCTAAAAGAGAGACTCATGGTGGGGAAATGCCTGATAGTACTCGATGATGTGTGGACTAATCATGGCATCGGCGTAGATGAGTTACTGAAAGATATTTTGTCTATGAGCtgtgaaggaagtaaaattcttATGACCATGCGGAGTACTGAAGATATTCCTCCGATGACTGATCGTCGATACATCATCTACCAATTACAAGGTTTGCATGAAGATGATTGTTGGTCTATAATTAAGAACATCGCATTTGGACATGGAGGTGCAAAGGAGACTACAAATCTAATCAACATAGGGAAGCAAATTTCAAGCAAGTGTGGAGGTCTTCCTCTATCTACTCTagaaatgatgaagaagaatggtTATCTATCTTGAACAACCAAATTTGGAATCTCCCAGAGGCGAAAATAAGATCATTTCTTTAGTGAAGTTGAGTTATGATCATTTATCACCACATGTGAAACGATGCTTTTCATACTGTTCGATTTTCCCCAAGGGTTATTATACCTTTTTGAAGAAGGAAATTATCAGAATGTGGATGGCAGAAGGCTTCCTTAATACTCCGGGAGAGCATCATCACCAGAAACTCTAGGTAACGaatatttcaaaattttgttgTTCATTTTTTTTCCAAGATGAGGGCAAAAACAAATCGGGGGATACCAGGGGATGCAGAATGCATCATCTTGTTCACGATTTTGCAATAGCAGTTGCTGAGAGTGAGTCTCAGATGGTGAAACTAACGGCAGATGCTGATCCAGAAATTATTACACAATCTAATAAATTTCGTCGCTTAGGGTTACAAGTCTTTGGTCATCGTCGCTATGTAATTCCCACGGAGATTTATAAAGCCTCCCAAAAGCTACACACTTTCGTTTATTTTGGATTCAGTTATGGTCAAGATGTCTCTGGTGAAAATGTCTGGGTCAAGCAAATCTTGAGCTTGAGTTTACTAAGGGTTTTAATTCCTAGTGACTCAGGAATTGAAGAGTTGCCTcgatcaattttcaaattaaagcATCTCAGGTATCTTGATCTCTGTAGTACTGGAATTAAAACTTTCCCTAGCTCTACAAtttgcaaataaataattaaaaagttCTGGTTCCTGTAATATGTTTGTACTCTGTTTTTAATTAGAATTGTTATTCAATAAGAAACTGAAGTCTGAAGACTCTTTTAAGTAATACAATGACAAAACGAAACACTATTAATCGTGATGTTCCCTTGTGGAAACATGAGCccataatagaaataatacaggttgtgcgttcgatctaatcaattggaaatccaacctgtGAACACCATTTTTAGTATCACAACCAAATAACTAAGATAAATAACAGTATACAAAATAagatataaataaaaaatcatgaaTAAAAATGTAAAGTGCAGAAATATAAGAACAAATTAACACAGGTGATTTACGTGGCTCGATATCAAAATATCTACATCCACGGGTAAAGGATGATTGAGATCCTTATTCATGTTTTACGGGTTACAGTCATAAAACTCCGTTGAAGAAGCTCCGTGAGTTTCTGCTAGTTAGAAGAGGGAGGAAAAGAAGTGTCGGTGGAAGAGGAAAAGAAAAGCCCCCCCTTCCCAAACCGAGCCGTATCCTATTTATGGGGAAAGGGTCCTCGGTAAAATGTTGCTTATATCCTTAGCTTAAGATGTAAGCTCACTTAGAACAGTTGTGGTGTATGCTGGTACATGATTGTATCTTGCTTTGGCTTATGATCATCCTTTACGTGTCCTTACAGATTATGGTATCTACAATTTGCTccttttcttgagggttgttGGTGAACAATCCTTGCGAAAACTCACTTCCACCTTGTTTGTCATTGCATTGGTTGTTGTTTTCTTCGGATGTCCCTTGTTAAGAGGCTTTCGTGCTTCTCGTGGAAGAATTTTGGTAAAGAATATACTATGAcaaagtattaatacttgcccCTATTCTTTACCAAAACACAATGTACCTCACCCTTTCTTATTGGTTCAAGTATTCTTCGTGGCTCGCTTTAGGTATGTCGCAACAGGGTTCGTCCGCAACAATGATAATTGCTACTCTGTACAAAATATATGTGACAGAACATCTTCATAGATTCTTCCCCGCACTGTCCAAGCCTTTATGCTCTTCAGCCTAAAGAACTGGGCCATGCTGCGGGGAACCGACATCTTGAGCTATCATCGGAATGGGAGATTGGAGCTATCCTCCGGATGGACCATTCTTGCTTGTAGCATCGGAATTAAGCTTGGCACCGAATGAACTGTGCATCAGGGGCCTTCGTCACTGGATCTGTCATCGTCGCCGGACTTGAAGTCATCGTCATGAGCTATCATCGGATGGGATAACCGGCGCTACCTCTTCGTCATCTCTGGGCTTTAGATCATTGTCGGAATTCTTAACATCGTAGCAGGACTATGGCTTTTCGTTTTCAAAGATCATCGTCGTCGAACCTTGGAACTTCGTCTGATGTTGCATCGGTTGTAATGTCTCGTCACAAAACTTTGTATCACCGATGCAAGGAGTAGGAAATAAGAAATATATTCTTATTTTTCACCGTCAACAGGAAGTATTGCCTCTTGAAGTATAGAAGGAAGTATAGAAGGTGTGAGGCATGACCAATTCGAAGTATGAGGTATAAGGGAGTAATACCTCTCTTTACCCTTAGTAAGGAGTAATAAGAGGTACTGCCCCTAGACTCTTTGTCGGCTTTGGCAGTGATAGCGACACTGATGCAGTTATTCAACGTGATTGTCAAATGTTTCCCATGCAATCTTCGAGCTAAAAGCACTTTGTAGCGCCATTTGGACATCAGCTTTAGGTATGCCTTTACAACAGTAGGTATACAATGGTCCAACGTAGTTGTCACTTGGGCAGCAATGGCAGGCGCACATCGGGGCCTCCTTCTCGCAGCTTTGGTATTTGCAGCGGCAACAATAATTTATGCATCGCTGCGCCAACGGCTTTTATGCAACAGCGTCGTTGCTTCAACCGCTCAGTGGCATCGGTAGCAGCCATGCAACACCTTGTCTGTAGGTATATGGCAGCAGCAGGAGACAGATCACATCCTTAGATAGAAACAATGCTCCATTTCTATAGCACCAATAGGCGTCAACATCGGCTGGTGCGGAAAAAATAATAAGCAACAATCGTTATAACTGCAAGCATCGGTGTGACatcatgtcacttggggggatgcATCGGCAGCACTCTATAGCATTTGATGAGTAATAATTAATGAATTCCCGCTGGCTTTGGTTCAAGTTGTGAGCATAAAAACGACAGAAATTATCTGTTCGATTTATTGGTGTAAAGTCTGATCACAAGGATCAAATTCCAGTGACGCTGTTGCAAATACTTGAAGTTTAGTTCGGTGAAGCAATTCATCGGTGTTGACCGTAGCAGCAACAGCAACGCAGGTGCGTCTCAACGGCATAAATGGATCTTCATCCATCATATGTACAGGGGTCTGTAGGTATGCTTTTGGGGTATTTTTAAAAGCCATACCACCATGTCTTTTAGGAAGACGCAAACCTTTCCAAGCCTTAGGGTTTAAACCCCTCTTTTTTGGGTGATGACCCACCAATATTTACGCTGCAGAGTATCTAGTTGTCTTAAAATAGTGCAAGGAATTGGGAAACATGTCATCTGATAAGAAGCAACTGAATTTAAAACAGACTGTATTTGGATTGCTCTACCATATTAAGGGATGAGTTTTTTTTCCAACCATCTAAATGTTTCTGCATTTGATCTACTAAAGGCTGAAAACACAAAACCTTAGATCTATTGAGAAACAAATGAACCCCTAAATATCTATCTGTAAGCTTCATAGTGTCCATTTGTAACATGTTAGCAATCTCAGTCTGTCTAGAGGTTTTTTTTACTAAAAGCTATAACACTTTTGATATGATTGATTACCTGACCAGAAGTGCGACTGAACCTGAAAAGTTTGTCTTGAGCATACCTAAGTTCAGATGATTTAACCTTCAGAAATAAAAGGACgtcatctacaaaaaaaaaagatgtgagATAGATGATCCAGATCTAGCAGGCTTAACTCCATGAAGCAACTTGACACGTTCAGCTTGTAGAAAAAGCCTAGACAGGGCC
This is a stretch of genomic DNA from Papaver somniferum cultivar HN1 chromosome 1, ASM357369v1, whole genome shotgun sequence. It encodes these proteins:
- the LOC113272440 gene encoding putative disease resistance protein RGA3, producing the protein MYFRLLSLVWEELARPHLLNWHNATADHFQIKMSRKSNEREIFGDLLEPDVDRLSSLNVTKHRLKERLMVGKCLIVLDDVWTNHGIGVDELLKDILSMSCEGSKILMTMRSTEDIPPMTDRRYIIYQLQGLHEDDCWSIIKNIAFGHGGAKETTNLINIGKQISSKCGGLPLSTLEMMKKNGYLS